One Cupriavidus oxalaticus genomic region harbors:
- a CDS encoding YihY/virulence factor BrkB family protein, with amino-acid sequence MLSLGPVSPRAAFELIRESIDSWIDDYAPSMGAALAYYTVFSIAPLLMIVITVAGVIFGAEAARGEVVSELNGLIGAEGAQVVEDMLVAVSEPAASTVTAILGVVALVVGATTVFAELQSALDRIWRVPQRQKSSGLFALLRARLLSFGMILGIGFLLVVSLLLSAGISAMGREWGPLLGIDEAVGHVLDTVISLVLTTVVFAMIYKIMPRTKIRWFDVWLGAIVTALLFTLGKFLIGLYIGKSGVASGYGAAGSLVVLLLWVYYAAQIFLLGAEFTWHFAQRFGSLRHSGQPAPPTAPTAPIGGRAPVMVDEHARGDATRHPVKTGNDGVTPIVALYVDEIVNAAVKAGEQGQATAVDIADAAEKAFTHFRTVAGPDKQALRNRLRELAQALVVAAEAGHHSGDTRDLIQFGVSYVEAYLHRTH; translated from the coding sequence ATGCTATCCCTTGGCCCCGTGTCGCCGCGCGCCGCCTTCGAGCTGATCCGCGAGAGCATCGACTCCTGGATCGACGACTATGCCCCGAGCATGGGCGCGGCGCTGGCGTACTACACCGTCTTCTCGATTGCCCCGCTGCTGATGATCGTCATCACCGTGGCGGGCGTGATATTCGGCGCCGAAGCGGCGCGCGGCGAGGTCGTCAGCGAGCTGAACGGGCTGATCGGCGCGGAAGGGGCACAGGTGGTCGAAGACATGCTGGTCGCGGTCAGCGAGCCGGCCGCCAGTACGGTCACCGCCATCCTGGGCGTGGTGGCATTGGTGGTGGGCGCAACCACGGTGTTCGCGGAACTGCAGTCGGCGCTCGACCGCATCTGGCGGGTACCGCAGCGCCAGAAGAGTTCGGGCCTGTTTGCGCTGCTGCGCGCGCGGCTGCTGTCGTTCGGCATGATCCTGGGCATCGGCTTCCTGCTGGTCGTTTCGCTGCTGCTCAGTGCCGGCATCTCGGCGATGGGGCGTGAGTGGGGGCCGCTGCTGGGCATCGACGAGGCGGTCGGGCATGTGCTGGACACCGTCATCAGCCTGGTGCTGACGACCGTGGTATTCGCGATGATCTACAAGATCATGCCGCGCACCAAGATCCGCTGGTTCGACGTCTGGCTGGGCGCCATCGTCACGGCGCTGCTGTTCACGCTGGGCAAGTTCCTGATCGGCCTGTACATCGGCAAGAGCGGCGTGGCCAGCGGGTATGGCGCCGCGGGGTCGCTGGTGGTGTTGCTGTTATGGGTGTACTACGCCGCGCAGATTTTCCTGCTGGGTGCCGAATTTACCTGGCATTTTGCCCAGCGCTTCGGCTCGCTGCGGCACAGCGGCCAGCCAGCGCCGCCGACCGCGCCGACCGCGCCGATAGGCGGGCGGGCGCCGGTCATGGTGGACGAGCATGCCCGGGGCGACGCGACACGCCATCCGGTAAAGACCGGCAACGACGGCGTGACGCCCATCGTGGCGCTCTATGTCGACGAGATCGTGAACGCTGCCGTCAAGGCGGGAGAGCAGGGGCAGGCGACGGCGGTCGACATCGCGGACGCCGCCGAGAAAGCCTTTACCCATTTCAGGACCGTAGCGGGGCCGGACAAGCAGGCCTTGCGGAACCGCCTGCGGGAACTGGCGCAGGCGCTGGTGGTGGCTGCCGAGGCGGGACATCATTCAGGCGATACCCGCGACCTGATCCAGTTCGGCGTGAGCTACGTCGAGGCTTACCTGCACCGGACGCACTGA
- a CDS encoding Bug family tripartite tricarboxylate transporter substrate binding protein, whose translation MTRPMATRPTGLPTAAHRPRRGALATLAALAGYALLAVLPAHGQDAYPSRPVRIIVNFPAGGPLDTVARLVAERAGRDLKQPVVVENRAGAGGNVGAEAAARATPDGYTLLMSTDTLVTVNPFAYRKMSFDPVRDLQPVGLAGTFNQVLVTHPAIKVASLDKFLAMAKAQDLSYASAGIASPGHIAFEMLKARTQIQGTHVPYKGNAPALSDVLAGQVPAGFLATPTAVQYIRSGKLVPLAVSGLRRDPLLPDVPTVAETGVSGFDAEFAFVMLVPSGTPAPIRTRWEQQLKTIFADAGFQKKLLAQGVRPQATDGAQATAWLAAGSKRWGELIRKLGVSLD comes from the coding sequence ATGACCCGCCCCATGGCTACCCGGCCCACTGGTTTGCCCACCGCCGCGCACCGGCCCCGACGGGGGGCCCTTGCCACCCTTGCCGCCCTTGCCGGCTACGCATTGCTGGCCGTCTTGCCCGCGCACGGGCAAGACGCCTACCCGTCGCGGCCGGTCCGCATCATCGTCAACTTTCCGGCCGGCGGGCCGCTCGATACCGTGGCCCGGCTGGTCGCGGAGCGCGCGGGCCGTGACCTGAAGCAGCCGGTGGTGGTGGAAAACCGCGCTGGGGCCGGCGGCAACGTCGGTGCCGAGGCCGCCGCGCGCGCTACCCCTGACGGCTACACGCTGCTGATGTCGACCGACACGCTGGTGACGGTCAACCCGTTCGCCTACCGCAAGATGTCGTTCGACCCGGTGCGCGACCTGCAGCCGGTGGGCCTGGCCGGCACCTTCAACCAGGTGCTGGTGACGCACCCGGCCATCAAGGTCGCGAGCCTGGACAAGTTCCTGGCCATGGCGAAGGCGCAGGACCTGTCGTACGCCTCGGCGGGGATCGCGTCGCCGGGGCATATCGCCTTCGAGATGCTGAAGGCGCGCACGCAGATCCAGGGCACGCACGTGCCATACAAGGGCAACGCCCCGGCGCTCAGCGACGTGCTCGCCGGGCAGGTGCCGGCCGGCTTCCTGGCGACGCCGACCGCGGTGCAGTACATCCGCAGCGGCAAGCTGGTGCCGCTGGCGGTATCCGGGCTGCGGCGCGATCCTTTGCTGCCCGATGTGCCCACCGTGGCGGAGACCGGCGTATCCGGCTTCGACGCCGAGTTCGCTTTCGTGATGCTGGTGCCGTCCGGCACGCCCGCGCCGATCCGCACGCGCTGGGAGCAGCAGCTGAAGACGATCTTCGCGGACGCGGGATTCCAGAAGAAGCTGCTGGCGCAAGGCGTCAGGCCGCAGGCCACCGACGGCGCCCAGGCCACGGCATGGCTGGCGGCCGGCAGCAAGCGCTGGGGCGAGCTGATCCGCAAGCTGGGGGTGTCGCTGGATTGA
- a CDS encoding sulfatase family protein: MSDPTPRPNFLLFITDQHRADHLGIYGNDVVRTPNIDRLGGWVAQRCYVASPICMPNRSSLMTGRMPSAHGARHNGIPLPLSQVTFVERLREAGYRTGLVGKSHLQNMTGLPPVWPRPQDPRTEGEARRPEAGRFDQEWAPAWRDDPGFDMSLPFYGFGDVQLVIDHGDTAGGHYRRWLEQHHPEVAALCGQQHAIPTPDYALCAARQAWRTRVPETLSTTAWIGDRTIDLLEQYARADAPFMIQCSFPDPHHPFTPPGRYWDMYRPEDMVLPASFHDDPALAPPHLKWMHAQRDAGRAVKHTPAMFACTAREAREALALNYGSIAHIDDTIGRVMARLAALGLDRNTVVLFTSDHGDFFGDHQLLWKGPLHYQGLIRTPLLWSEPAARAAQAPATAPAVRSQALCSTIDIAPTILARAGCLPYNGMQGLSLLPAMAGEPLPREAVLVEEENQRTLFDFPMRTRMRTLQTARYRLSLYEGADWGELYDLESDPAESHNLWHEPALAGVRQELLHQLVLTMIGHSDASPNPTALA, translated from the coding sequence ATGTCCGACCCGACACCGCGCCCCAATTTCCTGCTCTTCATCACCGACCAGCACCGCGCCGACCACCTCGGCATTTATGGCAACGATGTCGTGCGCACGCCCAATATCGACCGCCTCGGCGGCTGGGTGGCGCAGCGTTGCTACGTCGCCTCGCCGATCTGCATGCCCAACCGCTCGTCGCTGATGACCGGGCGCATGCCGTCGGCCCATGGCGCGCGCCACAACGGCATTCCGCTGCCGCTGTCGCAGGTGACCTTTGTCGAGCGGCTGCGCGAGGCGGGCTACCGCACCGGACTGGTCGGCAAGTCGCACCTGCAGAACATGACGGGGCTGCCGCCGGTATGGCCGCGCCCGCAGGATCCGCGCACCGAAGGCGAGGCGCGCCGGCCCGAGGCCGGGCGCTTCGACCAGGAATGGGCGCCGGCGTGGCGCGACGATCCGGGCTTCGACATGTCGCTGCCGTTCTATGGCTTCGGCGACGTGCAGCTGGTGATCGACCATGGCGACACCGCCGGCGGCCATTACCGCCGCTGGCTTGAACAACACCATCCGGAAGTGGCTGCGCTGTGCGGACAGCAGCACGCCATCCCGACGCCGGACTACGCGCTCTGCGCCGCGCGGCAAGCCTGGCGCACACGCGTGCCGGAGACGTTGTCGACCACCGCCTGGATCGGCGACCGCACCATCGACCTGCTGGAGCAATACGCCCGGGCCGACGCGCCGTTCATGATCCAGTGCTCGTTCCCCGATCCGCACCACCCGTTCACGCCCCCCGGCCGCTACTGGGACATGTACCGTCCCGAGGACATGGTGCTGCCCGCGTCGTTCCATGACGATCCCGCGCTGGCGCCGCCGCACCTCAAATGGATGCACGCGCAGCGCGATGCCGGCCGCGCGGTCAAGCACACGCCGGCGATGTTCGCCTGCACCGCGCGCGAGGCGCGCGAGGCGCTGGCGCTGAACTATGGCTCGATCGCGCATATCGACGACACCATCGGCCGGGTGATGGCCCGGCTGGCGGCCCTGGGGCTGGACCGCAATACCGTGGTGCTGTTCACCAGCGACCACGGCGATTTCTTCGGCGACCACCAGTTGCTGTGGAAGGGACCGCTGCACTACCAGGGCCTGATCCGCACGCCGCTGCTGTGGTCCGAGCCCGCTGCGCGGGCCGCGCAGGCCCCGGCCACGGCACCGGCCGTGCGCAGCCAGGCGTTGTGTTCCACCATCGACATCGCCCCGACCATCCTGGCGCGCGCCGGCTGCCTGCCCTACAACGGCATGCAGGGCTTGTCGCTGCTGCCCGCCATGGCGGGCGAGCCGCTGCCGCGCGAGGCCGTGCTGGTCGAGGAAGAGAACCAGCGCACGCTGTTCGATTTCCCGATGCGCACGCGCATGCGCACGCTGCAGACCGCGCGCTACCGGCTCAGCCTCTATGAGGGCGCGGACTGGGGCGAACTGTACGACCTGGAGAGCGACCCGGCCGAATCGCACAACCTGTGGCACGAGCCCGCGCTGGCGGGCGTGCGCCAGGAACTGCTGCACCAGCTGGTGCTGACGATGATCGGGCACAGCGATGCCAGCCCGAACCCGACCGCACTGGCCTGA